The genomic region tgcctggatgatcgaagttgagccattaatctgcccgagtgaaggtgatcgagcGTTCTGACCACCGATAGGGGCGAGAGCActggtggttgccaccagtatctgtcgatcgttgagcttctgctgccttttgctctcttgtgacctgtgtcctccgaagatgacgttgacttctccatcGACATGCGGGAATGCTttgcctcctcccccttcctactgctgaggttgtcgaggttctctgggtcctcctcgtggtgggggaggtggtagaggttggaagggtcggccgttcctgacagagtgcttgaagtctctgtagttccggagggtgtggcgcatatctttgtggtacgggcattgggcgtcgaggatgttgtCCAATGTTTGTTCGCCTCTGCGGGGTGCCCCTCGGGTGcgagagacgggtggtccagtggcgtggacctcttcacgaggcctcttctcccagcgcttgtcggtttGCTGGTTTGCGTCACGCCGTGGTGCAGATGGAGCAGGCTTcgttcccccgatgaggtcctgagcccgttcgtcggcggtgatgtagaggtccgcctcCCTGAACAACTGCTCGGAAGTGGTCggtgccttttgtagtatggctcggacgaaggccgagtcattggatccccagtagaagtcctcgatcactactGCTTCAGCGACCTTGggaatacgatttctcatggtctgaaacctcttgaggtacgaccgaagagtctcatcccctcggtgcctgatggatttgaggtcccacggctgCGCCgacttgtcggagagggattggaagttaGCGATAAaacaccgactgaagtcgctccaatcgtcgatgcagtgccggggtaggtgtcgtaaccattgcccaaggacgatgggcaagtatgcagtcatcacatcttcagttgccccagtggcccgggcagcggtggtatagacggccaaccagcctcccgggtcctgcttaggctcgtatttgtcgatgttggagaccttgaagtttgggggccattgaatggccctgagacgcggagtgagcgtaaatactccacacgtgtcctcctgtcgatgGTCGTGGTgccggtcccggggaggggagttgctgACGTGTTGTCTTGACCGTCCCAGGGttgtgccaccagttgaagccgttgTGGACTCAACTCTAGTGGCCTGACTTTGTGCAGGAACGCCATGATCCCGATCGTACTCCTCTTGGCGCTGTATTTCGTTCTCATGTCGCTGCTcgcgtgaagcgttgatggagctccacgcgttccgccgactgttgatggcatgccgtagatcgctcggaggatgagcgagagacagaagatgattagctgcccggGTGAGCAGCCACCGATAGCCTTCAgcgtctggagtccgggggagACCATCGGCTATTCGAGCCAATACTCCCTTGacctcactcggcgtgttcatggcgcgGGTGAATTCAGGGTTCAAGTTTTGcgcgaagagagggttctctcggtgtAGCCTCACATCCTGTTCAGCTTGCTCTTGAGCCTACCGACGATTACGTCGGcgggaattcctcctttccctAAAGACTCGTTCGTCAGGGGTTTCTCCCACTTCTGAGATCTCATCTCGAGACACAGGCTGCGCCGGGTCTCGTTCTCCAGCTTCATGGTGTCATCAAACATTCCGATGTCGATTCCTTCGTCGGCGAGCTTCTCGCTGAGGGGGTTCTTCCCTAGGCATGGTTGGCTCGTCATCGGAGATGGGAGACGATTCCACTCTTCCCTCGATGAAGAGGACATCGAGGTAGAATGGGGTTGCTGTGGTGACAAGCTTCTTTCTGTCCTCCTTTGAGGGTGAAGGCACTAGAAGAGCAGCTTGGCGGGTCTCTATCCCGTTTGCTTCTTTTTTTCCTTGTAATCTGTGTCCACCTTTCTgtggatgaggtggacaacggggttctcCGGGTAAACAAATTCTCTCctcctggcttgcaggaggtagtcttcgcccggagcgctggaggttgcgttaTTTCCTGCTTTGTTCTAGCTTTTACGAAGATTTTCGAGGAAGGCttcttctccggtggatccgctatacgatgcagaattccttcttcgtctgccacagatgagatggttccgaagcagaacatggatccAAGACGGAGAGCGATCTTATGCTGGAaaatgatggccattgagctagcttggatcaacgacacaccccctacctggcgcgccagctatcggtgtttgggacccgaccgcgcaccTGGGGCTACCCcttgaggtgcttttgggtaggacgatgttgccgactgtagctcgatggttcgtgctaggcgcacgagagacgatagataattttctacaggtttgggccgcttggaaaggcgtaacaccctacttcctggtgtggatatttatgtggtgggttatagggggattctctagtatggaggatgctagagaatggagtagatggctgatgaatgacctgtattttgatggggtgccccctaggccttatatactcgaccgtggggcgttacatgcgagtATGATAACAATGtacacctaagtaatagtgaaccaactGAACTCATCTTCCTATAATCCTGCCAACTTATCCTCATTTAGTTCCGACGTCTGAGGGCGCTGCGTGGGAGAATTGGGTCAATGCTACGGATAATGCTTAAATCCAATGAGTCATCTAGGCCCGAGTCTATCTGATCTTGCGTCGATCCATTCCGTCAGCagttcctcccctggcccacgaagggatggccttgcgaaataagGGGCCCAAATATCTgtccccgggggatatctgtcccccacagtgaGTACATATCATTTGCATTCTCATTAGCaaccatttcaaaagaatttaattttttcatggcaatatgatatctttcctcacgttcacttttgGTTCCTTCACGTAGAGCACAAATATCTAACCACAAATTATGAGCATTTttgtgatttcttactctatttaaTACAtccttgcaaaggcctctaaaaagagtGTTTTTAGCCTTAGCATCCCATTTTTCATAATTATACTCATCACCtaaaagatttgtgggatctctaggttcggggaaaccttgggtggcggctttatagacaccaatgtctatagcctctaaataagcttccatacgaattttccaataaggaaaatcgtcaccatcaaacacgggaggaggtccatccccgtcggacatcgctactctagcggttaagctaaactAGGAGCAACTAGGcttttataccaattgaaaggatcacgatgcccaagagggggggggggtgaattgggcttttctaaaattccaacaaaagttaaaccctaagcatgagcccaacttcacccaactactagcAATAAATAAATACTACTAGATGAacaacaaccctaagtcattactACAAATACTAGCTAAGCAATTGCATAAAGTGAAATGCTCaaaataaatgcggaatgtaaagtaaggataagaagactcctccaatttttttaccgaggtatcgaagagtcgacactctttcctagtcctcgttggagcacccgcgcaagggtatcactcccccttggtcctcgcaagaaccaagtgctacctatgagatgatcctttgctacTCCAGCgcagtggatccctcacgaccgcgtacaaacttgagccgggtcaccaacgagtcctccggggtgatcaccgcactccaatcgccaccaagtcgtctaggtaatgccgatcaccaagagcaaCAAGCCAtaaactttcacttgaccaagagaagcctaatgcatgtggtgggtgctctaggtggctctcatgcgcactaatgaggtcctaacacgagattatgattttctaatcacctcactaggctttgtggggCTTGCAATGCACTAGCAATGAATACACttgaatgtgggcagcaagacacttAATGTAGCTGGTGGAgagggtataaatagccccaaccaccaaaactagcCGTTACTTAGGCTGCTGCGCACTGGCtcatcggattgtccggtgcgccaacgatgcGCTGCAACGGctagctagttctgacagctagccgttgctctgacagtgcaccagacagtgaacagtgcacaccggacaatccggtgcgtacGCTAAAAATCGGCTCTGcgaactcgttgctctcgggttTCTCCGGGGCAGAGGGGCTGCCCCGGGGCAGACTGGCCCCACTGTCatgtgtcgcaccggacagtacggtgccccTAAGACAGCAAAACCAACTTTTTTCCTTTGGTTTTTCTAACCCGATTTCGTTCTAATTCatgagtgtgttatagagtgacacctagtgatagttgtgagtgtgaatgtgcaccaaccctacactagaattctcttggtcaaactactcatccacaacccctctttatagtacgactaaactaAAAGTAGAAGACCTAAACCTATACCAAGTGTTcacaactccttcgacactcggaatatgaagaccttcatcttttgattcgcctttttcagccgtcgcttcaagttctcatatGAGGGATTATTTTCACCATTGCAACGCAAcctcctgtaatgcgacctaacttaccatttactctgcaaaacacacgttagtaatATATAATCTTatattgtcattaatcactaaaaccaaccagtggcctagatgctttcaaccaactcgccccgtacccgcgtcgacgagcaTCAATTGGCTCGCGGCTACAACCGTGGGGCGgaggcagcaggttggggaggaagaatagGGCGAAGGCTGGGAAGACAAATGGGAcgtccgacgacggcgaaaacgatggtgcgcacATGCTATGAAACGTCCTCATGGACGTGTAATAGCCACTGCGCGGGTCGGTGTCGAGGCTGGTGTCGGATGAATACGGTGAGGAGGCGCCTTCTCCCACGtcctctgccgagaatggggtggcgcggaggcggaggcatgaggggagagagaaaagaagcaggatgGCAAACGAGGTGGCGACAACTAAGGAGAGGATCATCgttatcgtgcggaggtatagatgccAAATGGGCCATGCCTGACAGGCTGGCccaaggcacgacccatttaatagttcttgggccagcccggcacgagcgTCATGCCGTAGCCTCAGCCCGTAGTGATGACCCGGCCCGGtacgattatatattttttattttataaaaaatcgtatatatacaatttatattcaatattaaaaacacatgagcatgatgttctactagtTAGACGACTTCATCCAGTGTCTCCCGCTCTTTTTTTATGGCAtggggttcgaaccccacctcccgCACcactttttaatattttacgctgatttaactaAATGGTCCAACGGGCTAAcgggccggcccgacacgatCAGCAGGCCGACATGCCGTGCTTGGCCCGGAGCTGCGGGCGTCGGGCCTAGCGGGCCCATGCCGGGCCGCCATTTGGACATGCGCAACAtgttaatttgaaatagatgtgaaaggttatttgtaaaaagatgacgtggAACGATCGTTGAAACTGTtactttaatatagtagagataaaTAAAAAAAGTTTATTGGTAAAAGAtgtggtggcataaagattgattGTGGGCCTCTCAGAAATTCATTTGGGCTTTCTTTGAGCAACACAAAGCCATTAGGGTCTGGCCCGTTGGATTGGACACTGCCATTAGGGTCTGGCCAGTCCCGCTGCCGCCCCCTCCGCCTCTCTCGGCCGTAGTCGCAACGCTGTGTCACGCCGCACATGGCGAAGCGCCCGCGCCACGCCGGAAACGGCGCCGGCCGCTCCCAGCTGGCGTCATTCGAGCGGAAGCTTCACGACCTCATACTCAACGGCGGCCTAGCAGGCCCCGGCGCCTCCGCCGAGGACATCGCCAACACCCTCCGCATCCACCACCCTAAGTTCCGCCGCCTGAAGCACGGCCCCTTCTTTGCCTCCGTCCGCCGCGCTCTCACCTCCATCCCCATCCCCTCCTCCTCCGATGACGACGGCTCCTCCGCCTCCCGCTGCCGCCACGACGCCCACaccacctcctccgcctccgTCTCCGACGCCGCCGCCCACCCGTCGCCACCGGCCCCCGCCTTCGACGTTACCAAGTCCACGCTCTTCTCCCATTACGCCGCTCAGACGCGCAAGCGGAACCAAAACCAGCAGCTGGAGATCGAGGTCACAGCGGAGAAGCCGCGCCGCCTCATCACGgccgaaggcggtggcggtggcgacgCGAAGCCCGAGGCCGTCCCGGCTGCTGAAGGGTTTTGCAGAGAGGACAAGGGACCCAGGTTCGCCGACCTCGGCGGGATGGAGGCGGTGATCGAGGAGCTCATGATGGAGGTGGTCGTGCCCCTGTGCCATCCGAAGCTGCCGCACCGCCTTGGAGTCAGACCTGTCGCGGGGCTGCTGCTGCACGGACCACCCGGCTGCGGAAAGACCACCCTTGCCCATGCCATCGCTATTGAGACTGGCGTGCTGTTCTACAAGATATCTGCACCGGAAGTTGTATCTGGGGTGTCTGGTATGCTTTCTGATTCCTTGCATCAACATAAACGGGGAGAAAGCTTGATGCTTTGCTTGTGTTGAGTATTTGGACAAATGGGTTTAGGATGGTACTCATGTTTGATTCTGAATATATGCTGCCTGTGCCCTTTGTTTGATTAGATATCATCAGTGCAGGCTGTAAAATTAATAGTGCTGTCAGCCTTGCAAGATGTGTAACATACTGAACCTAGATGTGGAAGATTGGTGTTCCTAGCATTTTGCCAATCAAGAAATTGATTAAAAAATGAGTTCTGTTTAGGGCTTGTCAATATCTGGACAAGTTTTTGCTATTATCAGTGTAGTGCTCAATAAGCCAATAGTATGTTGTTACTAGCAAGCTATTACCAAATGTTAAACTTGGTTAGCCATCATGAAATCAGAATCATACTAAATAGGTGCTGAAAATTTCAGATGTGAGGAGGTATTTCAGACAGAGCTGGTAAtggtattgatccagctttgcagCTGGCTTAGCCAACAAATTGGAGGATATATATTCTCTTTTTGTGGCTACACATTCATTCGTGCACAAGGATAAATTCAAATTCTCTGTCAAGATTCATATGGAAGCTCACTTCAATATGCCTATGTTCTTGCAGGAGCTTCTGAGGAAAACATCAGAGGCCTGTTTCAGAAGGCCTATCGGACTGCTCCCTCGATTGTATTCATTGATGAGATAGATGCAATTGCATCCAAGAGGGAGAATCTGCAACGAGAGATGGAGCGACGAATAGTTACTCAATTAATGACATGCATGGATCAATACCACCAGAATATTGGATCGGACACTGGCAATTTGGATGCTGAATCATCTGAATAGAAACCTGGTTATGTTATTGTAATTGGAGCCACAAATAGGCCTGATGCTGTGGACCAAGCTCTGCGAAGGCCAGGAAGGTTTGATCGAGAGATATCTCTTGGTGTTCCAGATGAGAATGCACGAAAACAAATACTGAAGATGCTTACTCAGCATCTTCGACTTGAAGGCGAATTTGACTTGTTCAAGATAGCTAGAGCGACACAAGGTTTTGTTGGTGCTGACTTGAAGGCATTAGTGGATAAAGCAGGGAATCTTGCAATGAAGAGAATAATTGATAAAAGAAGAATTCACTATCGCCGTGAGCATGACGGGAATAGCAAGCATGACTGGTGGAGGCAACCTTGGGATGAAAGTGAGGTGGAGGGCCTACATATTACTATGGATGACTTTGAGGTATGCTTTGCAGTTTGCACTATGAACAGCACATGTCCATTAACTATGATTATTCATCCATTGTAGCTAGATTTGGATTGTACCTTAATCCATTTTCCCCAGAACCTTTATATTCTTATTTTTATAATCTTCAGGACATGTATTTCACCAATACCCCCTTTGTACCTCTAATTTCGTGCTGTGTAAGCTGCTACGTTTTGCAACATGACcgatttcttttcttttcttatcaccTTCATGTTTGTATTATTATATCATATATTGTGGGCATGCCTTTTTATCTAGTTATATTCTGTTAGAATTTTATCAGATTCATGGATTCACATTTATAATAATCTTCACTTCACTTGCTGAAGGAAGCAACAAAAATGGTTCAACCATCTTTGAGAAGAGAAGGGTTTTCTTCTGTTCCTGATGTCACTTGGGATGATGTTGGCGGTCTTGATTCATTAAGAAAAGAGTTTGACCGCTGCATTATTCGTTGTATCAAGAACCCTGAAGACTATGAGGTGACTGCTGAATTGAAAATACTGTCTCGGAGAAGTTTATTTTACTTTTCTTACTTCTGTTTTTTTGTCTATTATTCCATCAATTCTTGTAGTACCATAAAAGTTAAGATCACTTAATAATTTCTCAATAGCAGTGTTAATAAAGTCATTAAATGCTTGCATAGGCGTGCTTTGGCCATAGCCCATAGGCATCTAATGAAAGCGGGGTGAACTTTCAGAACCCATAGATGGTGAATAAAACAAGAGACGGGATGGGGTTTGGATGGCAAAATGTTTTGTTGGGCTGTGATTGCATCTATGCTTACATCATGTTGTACATGTTGCTCGATTTCGCCATGGGGTCATGCACGCAGTTAAAGCAGAAATGGGGCACCATGGTGGGGGAGTTGATGGCGGTGCCAGTGCGTGCAGATGGATCAGGCATGTTGTGCCAAAAAAaaattttgggggggggggggggtgggggcaGGCTGGGTGCACACTGCACAGGCAGAGAGGCAGCATGACTGTGTGAGAATGATGCTTGCCTGCTGGGAATTGGTAGTGGTAGGGCATTGATGGCTGTTATGTTGTTTAGATGGGCTAGTAGGTTGTTAAGACATTTTTCTTCATTTCCTATTTATTATTTAATGTTTATGCAACTAAATCTCATGATATGCAGCTAGTGTGTAAATGCTCGACCACATTTAACCTAGGTTTAGGCGCTAGACGGTCGCTTAATGCCTACCTAGTGCCTTTTGGAACCTTGCTCGATAGGTTCATACACATCCATACTGTTTATTTTAATTAATGACTGCCAACCTTTTGTGAAAGATTTATACAATCGATTATTTTTCATGTGCTCTGTGTTTCCTGTCTTTCTAGGTATTTGGAGTGAATATGCAAGCTGGCTTCCTGCTGTTCGGTCCTCCTGGTTGCGGGAAAACACTAATAGCAAAAGCAGTGGCACATGAGGCAGGAGCCAATTTTATTCATATAAAGGTAGTTGATGTTTTTTTTTCATTCCAGCTTTTCAAAGTCATATAAAGTAGTTCTAAGATTTTTCTTTTTCTGGTACATTAGGGGCCTGAGCTATTGAACAAGTATGTTGGGGAGAGTGAATCAGAAGTTAGGAAAATATTCACTCGTGCACGTACTAACTCTCCATGCATCCTATTTTTTGATGAGGTAAGATCTCGCATGTGGCCTGTCATGTAATACATTATGTTGAAGAGAACCTGTATCATTTGTTTCAAACAAGTTTGGGTTCGTTTGATACATTTACTTGTACTTAATTATCAAGGAACATATTGTGTTGGAGTCTATGAGAGCTGTTTCTCTTGGTATGGTGTTCAAGTTCTTATTCCATATGATGTGGCAGGTTGATGCTTTGACAACAAAAAGAGGGAAAGAGGGAGGATGGGTTGTTGAACGTCTCTTAAATCAGGTTTTGAGTTTTGTACTAGTTAGTGTGCACTTGCCTCTTCATTCCTTTTGTGTTCTGTGTTATTCATATTCTTCTGTTTGCAGTTACTTATCGAACTTGATGGTGCTGATCAACGACAAGGTGTCTATGTGATAGGAGCTACGAACAGGTAATTGTCAGCAGCTGACGGGTCTAGTAGTTCACATGTTTATCCCTGAATATATAAGATACCTGCAGCTCCTTTCTGGTGTAGGATTGATGTGATAGATGATGCTGTTCTACGGCCTGGTAGATTTGGAAAGAAACATTATGTACCTTTACCTGGTGCACACGAGCGGGTTTCAATATTAAAAGCACATGCTCGCAGCAAGCCCATCTCGACCGATGTTCATTTGGATGCACTTGCACGTCGTGCCGAGTGCAACAATCTCACTGGTGCTGACCTAGCATCACTGGTAATATTTGTGATATATCATCGAACCATTCTTTTGGAAGTTGTCCAAACACAAGCACTAGTGCTTCTTCAGTTTGCAGAATGTAGCATTGTTTTCTCTCTCTCGTATTGTTACCTTTTGCTTTGCATTGAGATGGGTGCTGGTGAATTCAACCTGACTTAGTTGACAAGCTAGCTGCATCGTAATAATTAATAGCAGCGCTTCTTTCATCGGGTCAACGAAGCACTTGCAGAACGTTTTaccaaaaaagagagagagagaagggagtgATGTGCTTCTTTCACCAGGTCAATGAAGCAGCCATGGCAGCATTGGAAGAGCGATTAGAGTTCATTGAGAACGGGACATCCTCAATGGGTTCATCTTGTTTGATTAAGCTCTCACACTTTGAGCGTGCTCTATCGAAGATCAAGCCATCAGTATCTGAACAGGTATGTGCAAATGTCAGTTTCTGCAGGAGAATGACTTCCTGCACTGCCAGTTTTTTTTCTGCTCAACATTCTGCTACTGTTTCTACCTTTGATCTTGTTCCTTTTTTTTGGCGCAGCAAATTAAATATTACGAGGCGTTGTCAAAGAGATACTCGTCAAACTGAGGTATCACCACGTCTCCATGACTCCCATCCATGGTTCGTCAGTGGTTGCAGCTTTGTATTTTTGGTGGTGGTGAATGGTGATGAAATTCTACAGTTGTAGAAATCATTTTAGGTTTTGCTGCCTACAGGCAAATTTTTGTATGGCCTTAAGATACATTATACAAGGATGAGTAGTACCACAAATATGTCGCAGTTAATGCTATCGAAGGCCTCCAGTCGTGGAGCGCATTCCCCCAGTGTGCTGGTGTCTGTCCGATTAAACTTGCTCCCTGGTTTGGTTGAATGGTGATCAAACTTACTGGTTTGGTTGAGTGATATAAAGTTTGCAGCAGGTTTAAACATTAAAATGCAGATGATAGACGATATATGAGTCACTGGATTTAGAAATTTATATGAAGGTCATAGATGGATTGCTAATTTTAGATTTCAAGTAAAATCGTATCATACATATTGTTAAGTTGTAGAGGGAGCTGTATGTGCTTTGTATAATGTGGATTTATGTTTATGACCTAAATATTAATTTTATAGGATATATGGAGAATATTTAGGAGACTAGCATTTACTTCAAGACAATGCTTGAAATGAAATAATTGAGGAAAACCAAGTTTTGTTTGATCCTTCAAATCGAGCATTTCTCTAAAGGAGTATTCAAACCTTAGAGATGTTTGGTTTGAAGAATCAATTAATTTTAGATAAAGTGGTACATCATGAGTCTATTctataagggggtgtttggtttgaggaatcacttcATCCAAAATGTGGTGGTGCATTATGGGtctattcctcaaatttggtgggatgacctcattcctcatattagtactaattaaataactataaggaatgaggtGATGATGAATCAACTCaatctattccacaaaccaaacaaaaaaagtgaGAAGTAAGAAGATGATAGACTAGCTCATTACTCAAACCAAACAGCTTATAAATTTAGTGGAATGAACTCATTTCTCATGTTACTAAAATAAAAAGCGCACTTTATGCGTGCTACAGTGACCATGTCTATAATGATAATGTTGGGtagcataattaggggtacctgaaTTATGCCCCTAAGCATATCTAACACATGAGGACCAAGAGATCATAAACAAAAAAAACATGCTCCTAGAGGTCACGCGGGGTTGAATCACGATTCGCTCGACACCTCGTCCAATGGCTGCTC from Zea mays cultivar B73 chromosome 6, Zm-B73-REFERENCE-NAM-5.0, whole genome shotgun sequence harbors:
- the LOC100279295 gene encoding uncharacterized protein LOC100279295, giving the protein MLTQHLRLEGEFDLFKIARATQGFVGADLKALVDKAGNLAMKRIIDKRRIHYRREHDGNSKHDWWRQPWDESEVEGLHITMDDFEEATKMVQPSLRREGFSSVPDVTWDDVGGLDSLRKEFDRCIIRCIKNPEDYEVFGVNMQAGFLLFGPPGCGKTLIAKAVAHEAGANFIHIKGPELLNKYVGESESEVRKIFTRARTNSPCILFFDEVDALTTKRGKEGGWVVERLLNQLLIELDGADQRQGVYVIGATNRIDVIDDAVLRPGRFGKKHYVPLPGAHERVSILKAHARSKPISTDVHLDALARRAECNNLTGADLASLVNEAAMAALEERLEFIENGTSSMGSSCLIKLSHFERALSKIKPSVSEQQIKYYEALSKRYSSN